GACGGTTGGTTTTACAATGGGCACTTTTCAATCTTCCAGTTTTATATTATAATCATAGCTATATTCCTGTCGTAAAATTGGAGGTCCTCATGAGCAAAAAAGAAGTCGCATTCCCACGCTACCAGCAGATTGCTGTCGCCATTGCCGAGCGAATCGTTGACGGCAAATATCCCATCGGCAGCAAGATCTATGCCCGCTCTACCCTAGCCAGCAATTTCAATGTCTCCCCTGAAACAGCCCGCAAGGCTATCAATGTGCTAGTAGATCTGGAAATCATGGAAGTCCGCCATGGCAGTGGAGCCTTCATTTCCTCCAAGGAAAAAGCTCAGCAGTTTCTCGAGACCTATAAAGATGTTAACTCTCTGCAGGACCTCAAAAGCAAGCTTCACCAGAGCATCCAGCGCCAAGAGGAAGAATTTGCCAACTTTTCCCAGCTGCTTAATCAGCTTCTAAGCCGAACTAAGGATGTCCAGCAACGCTTCCCTTTCAATCCCTACGAGCTCCAGCTCTCAGCAGACGCCATCAACCTAGGAAAATCTATCAATGAGCTCAATATCTGGCACTCGACTGGCGCTACCATTGTCGCAATCCAGCAGGGCGACCAACTCCTAATCTCGCCTGGTCCTTATACCAAGCTGGAAGCCGGCAATACTATCTACTTTGTTGGCAACGAATTATCAGTCGGTTTGAT
This window of the Streptococcus sanguinis genome carries:
- a CDS encoding GntR family transcriptional regulator codes for the protein MSKKEVAFPRYQQIAVAIAERIVDGKYPIGSKIYARSTLASNFNVSPETARKAINVLVDLEIMEVRHGSGAFISSKEKAQQFLETYKDVNSLQDLKSKLHQSIQRQEEEFANFSQLLNQLLSRTKDVQQRFPFNPYELQLSADAINLGKSINELNIWHSTGATIVAIQQGDQLLISPGPYTKLEAGNTIYFVGNELSVGLMHNLFFNEIETNK